CGATGGACGATTTCTCCATGGCAATCATCACTTCGTGGAGCCCCTGGGATTCTCCGGTGGCCAGCGACTGAATGGCCGAATCCGACTGGGCCTGAAGCTCGTTCACCTTGGTTACAAGTTCGCCGAAAAACTTGCCGGTATCGTTTACCAGGCTGGACGGCTTCGCACCCTTCGTTCCAACATCCGGGAACGCCTTGCCGATGCCGATGCCGCTTTCGATTCCCTCAATCATGACTGCCTCCTGAAAAAACTCTAAAGTTTCTGAACCGTCTACCGATAAGTTTCCATAAGGGGACCCATGTGGCGCCCTTTTTTTGTGTCAAAAAAATGCCCCTCCCTACCGCGAGGCAAGGTCAAGGGTTTTAAGGGCCATGCTTTTAGCGGCCTGAACCGCCGTGACGTTGGCCTCGTAAGCCCGGGTGGCGGCGATCATGTCGGCCATCTCCTCCACCACGTTCACGTTGGGAAGCGCAACGTACCCCTGGGCATTGGCGTCGGGATGGGTTGGATCGTACTGGAGCCGGGGCGGATTCTGGTCTTCTATAATCTGGGTCACCTGAACTCCGGCGGGACTTGCGCCTTGACGCATCCGATCCATGGCGGCCTGGAATTTCTCCGCTGCGGGCGCAGCGGCGAAGACGGCATCCTTGCGCTTGTAGGGCCCCCCTTCCGCAGTGCGGGTGGAGTTTGCGTTGGCGATATTGGAGGAAATGAGATTCATCCGCGTCCGCTCGGCAGAAAGGGCGGATGAGCTGATCTGCATGGCGCTGAAGAAATCCATTATTTATTCTCCCTGATGGCTGATTTTATTCCTTCGAACTTCTTGGCAAGAATCTGGATCGAAGCGTTATACATGATCTGGTTCTCCGCCATGCGGGACATTTCCCCCTCAAGCTCAACACCGTTGCCGTCTTTGCCGGGAGAAAGCGAGGCGGTATCGATTACTATCCCCTGAACCTGCTGGATGGACTCCCCCTGCCCCTTGAGAGGAATATGTTTCGGATGGGTGATTGCCGGGGTCCCAGCCTTCTTCCCCTTGAGTGCCCCCTTGAGCTCGTCCTCGAAGGAGAGGTTCGTCGGGGTGTAGTTGGGGGTCTCAACATTGGCCAGATTAGCGGAAATCATGGTGTGGCTTCTTGACCGAAGGTCGATGCTCTTTGCCAGAAGATCCACGGTGGTTCCGAAAATATTGTCGATCGGCATTGCCGTCCTCCTTATTCCTACGCACCCTCTTCAGCAAAAGGCGTACCAGAGTTATTACTCACCGTAAAACCCCACACCCGCGGGGGGCAAAGCAAACGGCTGTTCTGCTTCGCCCTGTAATTCCAGGTACAAGAAAGGCGAAGCAGATAGACCTTGCCCCGCCCCTGCCCGGCCATCCAGTCACTATTTTGACAGGCCGGCCTGCCCCGCCAGTTTCTTCTTGAGTTCCATGTCTGCCAGCACCTGGCTTGCCATGCTCTGCCAGACCGGGTCTTTGCCGCCGTCGACAACTGCCTTGAAATGGGCGGCTGCCTCCTGGTAGCGCCCCTCCATCCGGGCAATTTCGCCCATTTTATAGAGGAACGGGGCCCGCTGCTCCTCGGGGGCGGAGGCGCTTCCGGCACGGAGAAGTTCCATGGCCCCCTTGCGGTCGCGTCGTGCAAGACGGGCTGTTGCCGCAACATAATGGGCATCCGGCACCAGCTCCGAGGTCCCACCCCGCTGTCGGAGTTCTGACAGGAAGAGGAGCATGGCGCGCTCGGCATCTTTCTTGTTGCCGGTCCCCTCCAGGGACTTGCCCAGGATGTAGAAGCTCTCCACATCATCGGGATGCTGCCTGGAATTCAGCAAGGGCGCGAGTCTCGCCACAACCTTGGCCTTGTCGCCCCGGCTGTAGTCGAGGGCGGCAACCTGCTCCCGGTAACGGAGGGCCAGCGGATGATCGGGGAAACGACCCAGGAAATTGTCGGCCGTATTTTCCAGCAGGGGGATATCGCCGGTACGTTCCGCAGCTTCGATTATCCTCCGGTAGAGTTCCGGCGCCTGGGGAGCGCTCCAGTCCTTGGCGGCAATGGCCGAGAAGAGTTCCGCTTCTTCCGAAAAGCGCCCCTGGTCGGCAAAGGCGATGACGAGATTCCGGACGAAGTCCGGGTCGGAGATACACTTGGCCAGATAGTCCTGATTATCCTGGGCAAGCTTGATAAGGGCGGGGAAATCCTTGGTCTCGGCCAGCGTCCGCACCATGGGTACGATGAGCTCTTCATGCATCCCCCGGGCGACGTTGGCATAGGTGCCTTTGGGAAACTTTTTCTCATACTCGGCGACAAGGGAAAAGCCTTCGGGCGCCTCTCCGAAGAGGGCAGTGAGCAGCGCCGCCTTGAACAGCGACTCCTCTCGCAGGGCGAAGTCGCCATTCTGATTGATTTTCAGGTACTCATCCACAAGACCGGAAAAGATGACCGGTTCCAACGTCATCATGCGGCGGTCGGCCAGCTTCATCCGGGCCTGCCAGACTGCCTTGTTGCCGGCAAAGTTCTCCGAGACATTCCGGTAAATGGCCTCCGCCTCAATATCCTTTCCCTGACGGGCAAGGATATTGGCAAGCCTCACCAGAAGCACCGGCGCATACCTTTTGTCCGCAAGGCTCGCAATGAGCCGCCCCATCATCTTTCTCCCCAGCTCCAGGTCGCCGCTGCGAACTACGGCATCGGCATAAGCGAAGGCGGTTCCCGGCGACTGGGCAAGATATTCGGGTTGCAGCTTCTCTGCCTCACGGAAGGCCTTGAGGGCATCGCCGTATTTCTGGAGCATGGCGCGGGCCTCGCCGAGCCGGTAAAAGGCCAGGGCCCTCACCGGTGACTGGACCGTGACAATGGGGGCAAAAACCCCTTCGGCCTCGCTCCCCTGCCCCCTGTAGAGGGCCGCTTCACCGGAAAGGACGAGATCCACCTCCTCGGGCGTCAGCATCTTCTGGAGAATGCGGCGATCTGTGGGAATAAAGGGAATGTCGCTTTTGACGGGGGGATCGAAATGGGTCACGAGCTGCTCTACCCCCTCCCGGATCCCTTCGCGCCCCTGGATGAACGGAGACATGCGGGAAGGGGCCAGCCGGCTCCCCACATCAAGCGTGAGCACGGTTGCGTCCGGCGCGGCGAAAACCCTGACGCCGCGCGGATCTCCCTTGACGCCGACGGTGACGAAGAGATCCCCCCGGCGGCTGGAAACTTTGCAGCCGGACACATTGGCATCCTGGTAGGAGCGGAGCCTTTTCCACCGGGCGCCGCCGGTATCGCGCAACGCCACCCGCACCCGGTTGCCCGGAAGGTATGTCAGTTCGTAGTCCGGCCGGCGGTCCAGTGCCAGCGTGAGCCGCGTGAAGCCGGCGTGGGGCCTGACGCCGATTCGGCAAAGATGATTCTGCTCATCGGCCCGGCTGCTTCCCGCGGAGGCGAGAGTCAAGAGCAATGCCGCAATGCAGCCCAATGCAATGTTCGAAATTCTATTCACGGTCTTGACACCTTGGATGGAGTCGGGGCGAGTCCCCCACAGTAGACGGCAAAAGTCGTGCCGTGATGAACAGGCATCAAAAGGGATGATTTGGAACGATATAGCGGGAAACAGGAGCGGTGAGACGTCAAAAGAGGGATTTGTGTGTCACATTTTTGACCGGCAAGAGACGGGGCGCGAAAACGTCACGCGGCGTTCATGAATCTATCCACCTTGGCCAGCACATCATCCCCCTGGTAGGGCTTGAGAATGATATCGCGGGCACCATACCTAACCGCCTTGAGAACGGCAGTGCGGGTCCATTCCTTGGCGCACATGATAATGGGAAGGTTTTTGCCCTGGGTGATAGCCTTTATCTTGATGCAAAGGGACATGTCCCGGTCGTCATTGTTGTGAATACCGAGGACCACGAGCTGAACTCCCCCTTGAGAAAAAATCTCCTGGATATCAGCGTCAAGCCGCGCCTCCACCAATTCGAAACCGCGGTCCGCAAGGAGCTCGCCAACCATCCGGCGGTCGGTTTCGTCATCCTCAAGTATGAGAACCCGGCGGGCCGCATCCTCGGCTGGCCCGGCCACGGCATCGGCATCACCGGCAGCCGCAGCCGCCACCGGCGCTTCATCACCGTCGGGGCTCCCCTCAACGGCCGATCCATCGTCAACGCTCTCCTCCGCTTCGGTAGCGGCCTCCTCAGGCACAGGCTCCGGCTCCGGCTCTTCCTGGGGGGGGTCAAAGAGCTCGGCAAGATCCCTCGGCATGAGGATATCGAGATTTCCCATCTCCAGCCCGGGCATCTCCATACGGGCCCGGAACATTATGTACTCGCCGTCGGGCACCGGCTCGGTATCGGTCAGTTCCGTCGTTTCGGGAATGAACTTCTTGGGGGGGACCACCTTCAGGTGAACTTTGTTCTCGAAGGCCGGCTGGAAGACCGAGTTGAAGGAGCCGACCGCCTGGTTGATGATCTCGGAGAAGGCATCCACATCGTCGTCCTCCATGATGGCAAGACGACGCTTCTCGTTAATGCGGGCAGGGGGGATGCCGAGGAGGAAACCGCTCATGCAGATGGCGTCCCGCAACCCGAAAATGGTGTGGAATGTACCGGAGTATTCGCCGCTTGCCGTCACCTCCGCAACGAAACAGACGTCGTCCATGTCGCAGAAGTAGGTTGCGCGGTTCGTGGCGATGATATCGGCTTCGCCGATGGTGAGTTCCTGCCCCAGGAGCATGCCGCTGTCTTCCGCGGCCTGCCTGAAGGCATTATTGACAATAGTGGTAAGATTGACGAACCCATCCATGGATCTAGTGGCTCCTGCTCGAATCTATGCTTCCTTCTGCAGCTTCAACCCCACGAGAAACCGCTGGGAGTCATTGACAAAGGGGATGATGACACAGTCGTTGTCGGCCATGGCGTTCAAGGTGTACTCCTCGCCGGAGATAACCGTCGGCACCGAGAGGTGCAGATCCATCCCCCCCTTGGAGAGGACCATCTTAACGTAGCCGCCCAGCATGTTGGCAATCTCGCCCAGGGCGTCGTTCACGTCTTCTCCCACCTCGTCCACCTCCATGCCGAGCATGCTGGAGGTGATACGCAGGGCAAACTCAAGGGGGCAGTGTATGGAAAGGATTCCCGAATAGGTGCCAGCAAGCCCCACCATTCCCGTAACGCTGCAATGGAATTTCGTGACCGGTTCCCGGAGGGGATACTGGTCTTCAAGCTCCATCATCACCATGGTGCCGAAAACCTCTTTGGTGGCATCGATGATGAAGCCTGCGACCTGCTCCTCTGAAAGCTTGGTCGCTTCGGCCACACCGCTCGAGAGGGTCATAGGAGACCTCCGAGCTTCTCATTGAGCTGGTCCGGAGTAAAGGGCTTTTTGATGCTGTCGCTGGCGCCGTTCTCCAGGGCCTGCTTGAGAATGTCCTCGCCCCCTTCGGTGGTGATCATGACGATGGGCGCCTTGCAGCCATTGGCCCGGGCCTGCTTGATAAACTCCAGGCCATCCATGTTGGGCATGTTGATATCGGAGAGGATAAGATCGACGCTCTTGCCGGCAAGGACATTGAGTCCTTCGATTCCGTCACCCCCCTCGAATATCTCGTCAACGGGAAGTCCCGCCTGCCGGAGCGAACGGGAAATTATCTTCCTCATGGTAGAAGAGTCGTCCACAATGAGTACGTTGGCCATATCTGTCTCCCTCTGTTTTTTTGTAAGAATTATACCGCTCAACCGCGGTGAGTCAGAAATTTGAACCGCCTGCTAACAAAGTCCGGCAGCACCCGCAAGGCGGGCGATATCGCCGGTGGCGCGCACCGCGCGTTCCGCGGCCTGCACGAGGCAATCGGTACAGACAGGCCCGTTCCCGACATCTTCGAGACCATCGAGGGCCGCATCCAGGGCCAGGAGATTGGCCGCATCGATTAGCTCTTCGGCAGTTCGAAGCAGTCCCAGCTGATCCGTATCCGATATTTTTGCCACGTTCACGAATCCCCTCCCCGTCCGCAGATCCGCCCCGGACATCCGTAGCCGATGCATGGTCCGTTCCATCAGCGCTTCCACGGCAATAAAAGCCTACTTGATTCCCTTGCCGTTGAGGAATTCGCCATATTTCTTGTCGTCACCCTGAATGTGCTTGGAGAGCCAGTCCCGCAGGAAGGTCATGACGTTCTGGGTCAGGACCGCTTTCCCCTCCTGGAACTGCTTCTGAAGATCGAGCACCTGCGTGACAAGGGCGCTGTGCTCCTTCTGATGCGCGCTCAACTCGGGATAGGCATGCTGCTTCAAAAGCCGCTCTTCGGCGGCAAAATGCGTCTGGGTATAGGCCGTGAGCTGCTTGAGAATGTCTCCCATGACCTGATTACCTTTTCCGGTCTTCATGGCATCGAAAAGCTGGTTTACCAAATCCACGAGCTTTTTGTGCTGATCGTCAAACTGCTTTACTTTAACGCTAAGACTGTCGCTCCACGTAATAAGTGCCATTGGTGGCCTCCCTCTCCGATTGGTAATGTGGTCTTCCGTGCCACATATATTCCAATCGGCCAACTACTGGAAAACTTTAGACCGAAAAAGAATCTGTCGCCGATAATCCCACCGTCCCTTATTCTGCCAGCCGGAACCTGCCGACAAGGGACTTCAGCTGCTCAGCCAGTCGAGCCAGGCCATCCGCCGCCGCCGCCGAATCAGAGGCCCCCTTGGCGGTGGTCTCGATGATTTCGGAGATGGTGAGGATGTTCGAGCTGATTTCGCTGGTGGTGCGCGTCTGGTCGCCGGCAGTGGTGGCGATCTCGGCCACCTGTGAATCTAGGGCACGGAAGAGTTCGAGAATCTCCCGGATGGCATCACCCGAACGGGATGCCTCGCTAGTACCCTTCTCCACCTCGCGCACCCCTTCCTCCATGGCGGCAACGGCTTCACGGGTTCCGTCCTGAACCCCCTTGATCATCTTGGAGATCTCGCGGGTCGCCCGGGATGTGCGCTCAGCCAGGGCCCGCACTTCGTCGGCAACGACGGCAAAACCGCGCCCCTGCTCACCGGCGCGGGCCGCTTCGATGGCCGCGTTCAGCGCAAGAAGATTCGTCTGGTCGGCGATGTCTTCAATGGTGGATATGATTTCGCCG
The nucleotide sequence above comes from Geobacter benzoatilyticus. Encoded proteins:
- a CDS encoding chemotaxis protein CheX, which translates into the protein MTLSSGVAEATKLSEEQVAGFIIDATKEVFGTMVMMELEDQYPLREPVTKFHCSVTGMVGLAGTYSGILSIHCPLEFALRITSSMLGMEVDEVGEDVNDALGEIANMLGGYVKMVLSKGGMDLHLSVPTVISGEEYTLNAMADNDCVIIPFVNDSQRFLVGLKLQKEA
- the flgC gene encoding flagellar basal body rod protein FlgC, translated to MDFFSAMQISSSALSAERTRMNLISSNIANANSTRTAEGGPYKRKDAVFAAAPAAEKFQAAMDRMRQGASPAGVQVTQIIEDQNPPRLQYDPTHPDANAQGYVALPNVNVVEEMADMIAATRAYEANVTAVQAAKSMALKTLDLASR
- a CDS encoding bacteriohemerythrin, with the protein product MALITWSDSLSVKVKQFDDQHKKLVDLVNQLFDAMKTGKGNQVMGDILKQLTAYTQTHFAAEERLLKQHAYPELSAHQKEHSALVTQVLDLQKQFQEGKAVLTQNVMTFLRDWLSKHIQGDDKKYGEFLNGKGIK
- the flgB gene encoding flagellar basal body rod protein FlgB, translating into MPIDNIFGTTVDLLAKSIDLRSRSHTMISANLANVETPNYTPTNLSFEDELKGALKGKKAGTPAITHPKHIPLKGQGESIQQVQGIVIDTASLSPGKDGNGVELEGEMSRMAENQIMYNASIQILAKKFEGIKSAIRENK
- a CDS encoding tetratricopeptide repeat protein yields the protein MNRISNIALGCIAALLLTLASAGSSRADEQNHLCRIGVRPHAGFTRLTLALDRRPDYELTYLPGNRVRVALRDTGGARWKRLRSYQDANVSGCKVSSRRGDLFVTVGVKGDPRGVRVFAAPDATVLTLDVGSRLAPSRMSPFIQGREGIREGVEQLVTHFDPPVKSDIPFIPTDRRILQKMLTPEEVDLVLSGEAALYRGQGSEAEGVFAPIVTVQSPVRALAFYRLGEARAMLQKYGDALKAFREAEKLQPEYLAQSPGTAFAYADAVVRSGDLELGRKMMGRLIASLADKRYAPVLLVRLANILARQGKDIEAEAIYRNVSENFAGNKAVWQARMKLADRRMMTLEPVIFSGLVDEYLKINQNGDFALREESLFKAALLTALFGEAPEGFSLVAEYEKKFPKGTYANVARGMHEELIVPMVRTLAETKDFPALIKLAQDNQDYLAKCISDPDFVRNLVIAFADQGRFSEEAELFSAIAAKDWSAPQAPELYRRIIEAAERTGDIPLLENTADNFLGRFPDHPLALRYREQVAALDYSRGDKAKVVARLAPLLNSRQHPDDVESFYILGKSLEGTGNKKDAERAMLLFLSELRQRGGTSELVPDAHYVAATARLARRDRKGAMELLRAGSASAPEEQRAPFLYKMGEIARMEGRYQEAAAHFKAVVDGGKDPVWQSMASQVLADMELKKKLAGQAGLSK
- a CDS encoding response regulator yields the protein MANVLIVDDSSTMRKIISRSLRQAGLPVDEIFEGGDGIEGLNVLAGKSVDLILSDINMPNMDGLEFIKQARANGCKAPIVMITTEGGEDILKQALENGASDSIKKPFTPDQLNEKLGGLL
- a CDS encoding response regulator, which produces MDGFVNLTTIVNNAFRQAAEDSGMLLGQELTIGEADIIATNRATYFCDMDDVCFVAEVTASGEYSGTFHTIFGLRDAICMSGFLLGIPPARINEKRRLAIMEDDDVDAFSEIINQAVGSFNSVFQPAFENKVHLKVVPPKKFIPETTELTDTEPVPDGEYIMFRARMEMPGLEMGNLDILMPRDLAELFDPPQEEPEPEPVPEEAATEAEESVDDGSAVEGSPDGDEAPVAAAAAGDADAVAGPAEDAARRVLILEDDETDRRMVGELLADRGFELVEARLDADIQEIFSQGGVQLVVLGIHNNDDRDMSLCIKIKAITQGKNLPIIMCAKEWTRTAVLKAVRYGARDIILKPYQGDDVLAKVDRFMNAA
- the fliE gene encoding flagellar hook-basal body complex protein FliE, which codes for MIEGIESGIGIGKAFPDVGTKGAKPSSLVNDTGKFFGELVTKVNELQAQSDSAIQSLATGESQGLHEVMIAMEKSSIAFQFLGQVRNKAIDAYNEVMRMQV